tatgggacaattagatatccatcagataaacatttgtagcacattttacttaatttaatgctgtaattttagagtaatgtcactaattacaaagttcattaaatatgcaaataaaccctaaattaacttgacactgttcaatgattcatagcacaattaaatatttatcaaatcaatatctgtagcacgtttcacaaaattttggtgccgaaatgtcagagttatatatctaattacaaagtttattaaatatgcaaatgaacccttgattaactttacactgctaaatgctttacaatacagttagatatctgtcgtataagtatgtgcagcagttttcatcacatttgatgcagttattttggagttatatgactaattataagacttcatgaaatatgcaaatgagcttattattaacttgacactgctcaatgcttctcagtacaattggatatttatcagatcaacatatgtagcaagtttcatctaatttaacgctgtaattttggagtaatatcactgattacaaagttcgttaaatatgcaaatgaacccttaattaacttcacacaactaaatgctctacaccccaattagatatctgtcggatcagtatcttcagcagatttcatcacatttggtgcagttattttggagttatattactgattacaaaactttataaaatatgcaaatgacctatttgttaacttgacactgccaaatgcttctcagtacaattagatatttatcagagttatatacctaattacaaagttcattaaatatgcaaatgaaccctaaattaatttcacactactaaatgctttacactacagttagatatctgtcgtatcagtatctgcagcaaatttcatcacatttggtgaagttatatcggagttatatgactaattacaaactttcataaaatatgcaaatgagctatttattaaattgacactggcgatgcttctaagtataattagatatatatcagatcaatatttgttgcaagtatcatcaagtttggtgcaggaatttcagagttatctcactaataacaaaagttcattaaatatgcaaatgagaagataattgacatgacactcacagtatcgttttaatgttcttagattgtcatctgtgaaaaatttcatgaaattttgtgcagtatttcttgatgtaTGTCTATACTGTCATtgccgtctccatagggaaaccattgtacggaaaaaaacgatatcgcataacttcattaatatgcaagccagactaaccaaaatctaatcagttcttgctagtagcatatggtacctgtatactaaatctgacttgaatccgttcaggcgtttttgagttatcgtgtaaacagacagacagacagacacacacacacacactaacacacacacacacacacacggacagacagacagacatcgctatgacattagcccacgtgtttacacacgtgagctaaaaatgacagtGCAAGTATAGCAAAGTGCTTAAAGTACCGTGAGGCATTTCTAAAAAGAGGATGAAAAAGGCTATACCACTGTTTTCAAACTActaatattattaaatcaaccatttatttacttattttatttgtttatcaccCCCAAAATTTCCCTGCAAGCTAAATGCCCTCCACTTGATTGGTTTCCGCATCAACCCTCCGGTTAAGGGGCCCACTTTAGCACCGCTAAAACAGTATTTGAGCATCGGCGTCATGAGCTCTTGTCCGAtaagaatggcgcatggtagcacgATATGATATGATCACATATACCAAAGGTTTAAGATTTCCcaaaacagaaaacacaaattATCAGTATGCTTAGAAATTCAAAACACCTAAAAATAGTTAGCGTCGTTTCTACCCCACAATTTATGGTTTTACGAGGTAGACGGGTCAACTATAATGTCTGGTATTTACAGCTACCTTTAACAAATACATAGTAGCTTTTAATCTTGGTAAAATGTCACCCAAGGCACTGGCTACGCTCAATCTACTTAATCTCAACTACTACACATGAATTGCTGTAGAAAGGTCACATTAGTTGCAACtgagttaaggtagaatacgtTTCGGCACAGTTCCGGGGACAGATTTTTGGACTTTCAAACTTCAACAATGTTTATCTGttataccacttgtaggggtttattttaaggctcttggtgtgagaaaaaATTTAACCTCCTTTGTTTTCTAATaatcgaaaatttcacttttcttcactgagttagcacagggatggcggccattttgaatttcaaacattggtaaaCCTTGGGGAATTCGTTTCGCCAGTTACAAAACTTGCACTGcgaccctcgatttttattttcattttgaaagagaatagttgaaagattcctcgaggaaactttgagcaaaagtttacgtctttcattttcgaggagTATACTACCTTGAAGTATTAATACAATGTTGGTCAGATCATGTCAGATAAGTTCAATAGTTCATCGTTCTTTCGGTCTACTTCATCGGTTAGCAGTAGCCTGTACTTATGTGAGGTACTTGTGAGCTTTGTGTAACCTGTAAGTTTCGCTCAAGAAGGGTGAAGCATATCGCAGCGTTGGAGAAATACGTTTCATAGAACCACCTTTTCCGAATGCATAATAAAAAGCCAATGTTTGAATAGTTCACACGAAATCTTTAGTCCAGAATTTTTGTCGACACAATATAACTATATCGACCATGCAGAAACATATTTATCGACATCATTTTGTGTTACAAATATCGTACGTAGTCAGCCTTTAAATATGGTAATAACTACATTTTGACAGGTTATGACAGGGGTAAATGTTATTGCTTGAAATGTGGATATAAACAAATTTACTAACTAGAACATGCCTCCGGGAAATACGACGCTGTCTTACCTTAAGCGGAATTGGTATCGAGTGCAATCCGTCTCCGAAATAAAAATGTAGACTCCTGGAATGAGAGGATGGGTCCAGCGAATTCTAGCTTTAAGGATACAAATTTAAGTTGTTAGGACGAGAGGTTGGTCGAATGCGACAATATGAAGTCGATAGGGCAAGCAGTTATGTGGTGAGGACTCAACGATATGTTGTAGGGGTAGGTTGATCGTTTTTACAGCCAGCTTATTCGCATATTAGGACAGATCACAGGGTAAGTCAATCGGTGGTATTAGTGAGAGGATACGTCCCGAGGATATGAATAAGAATAAGAAGATAATCTTTATGAATTCATTTTGAATTATTAAGTTTGGTAGATTATATATTCCGAATTCCAAGTAAGGTAATAATAGGCCACGTCTTTGCGAAACTAGGTTATGTCTACATTTCATTGTCTGGTTGCCGAGGGGCATAGGTCGTACACCATACAAAATTTTATGGTATTTGCACGGGGTGGTGCATGGTTCCAACGCTGTCATGTCTTTGCCTGTAGATAGAATACAGGTAAGTcaggataaacaaacaaactatcAAGCGAACCCACtgacaaacaatcaaacataaAATAACTATcaagcaagcaaacaaataaataaacaaaacaaacaaatattacaaagaaaacaccaaccaaaacaaaacaaacaatcaaaaaagatatataaaaacaaataaataaacaaaaaatccaaaatatataaataaatagttaaataaatagatagatatatgAGCAAAGTAAATAGAATAAGAATCGAAATAATGGACCGAATAACACatgcaacatattcaaaatgtgaCGTCAGTATCACCTTCCTCTATATACTCCCAAAAGGGATGTGACTTCATGGACGTCCATACCATACCATGGTCAATGATATATTTTTCCTACTGCAAATAAATAACCGTCTCACTGCCGACGAGTAAACATGAACATGAATGAAGAACATGAATGGGGCTACATATTCACTGTGTAAAATTAAAGCCCAAATAGCTGCGAGTGTGTAATAAACCAATCTCAAATTATCCTcatttttccaagagttttctttgaataagacccattaaagactgaaaatgaaaaagtgtataacactgtcatatgTGTCGAAAGTagtatgtaaattcaaacattttaacatcattttagactTCCCGcccttttcaaaaactaatcatatcaTATGCAAAATTGCGGTCAGTGATTTAGTTCAGATAACCATGCTTACCATTGACGTTAAGCCTTTAATGTCACGAGTTTCATCCAACTTCGCTGACAAATAGTGTTTTATTCGAGCAGCGACTCATCCTAAAAGCATCCCCCCGACCTAACAAAGCCGTGCGGACGGGGCGTTGGAGTTTCATAATGTTTGTAAGAGGCGTTCTCGACATATGAGAACGTTTCTTAATTGGTTCCCtgaaaaatgtcttcaaaataaaTGCAGTATGGTGGCCAGGCTCTACCAAGCGATATTTCTCATTCGAAGAAAATAATCAGAAAATGCGTTAAAACGGAAGTGACTTATCCTATCATTGCAACTtgcttgaaattgaaaataatactaatactaatactaatactactaataataatttattgatttataaAGCGACTAAATCCACACAAAAAGTGTGATCAGAGACGATGGGTAAAATACAATCAACATTAAAAAAGGTAACaggaattaaaaacaaaacaaaaacatcgaTACAACGGATGAGTTCAGTTTAAAGCATAATTAAAAAGAAGTGTTTTAAgacttgatttaaaacttgACAGGCTTAGGGAGCGACGAACCTGAATCGGAAGGTTGTTCCATAAACAAGTGACCGGCAATACTGAAGGCAAGGTCCCCACATTTTCTTTGTACGCGACCTGCTTTGACACAGTTTAAATTGGTCAGCTGGCCTCAGATTACGGGATGGGACGTAAAAATTAACCATGCTAGAAAGATAACTTGGACCGAGTGAATGGATACATTTATAGGTGAATATAAGAATCTTAAAAACAATACGTTGAGAAACAGGAAGCCAatgcaactgaaacaaaatgGAGTGGTATGCTCGTAACTCTTGAGCGAGTTATAATTCTAGCAGCTATATTCTGGATACGTTGAATGCGATTAACTGAGTATTTCGGAAGACCATAAAGAAGCGAATTACATGAATCGATGCGAGCTGTCACAAAAGCGTGAATCAAGTGTTCCGTGTCTGACTTAGAAAGATATTGCGAATATTTGTAATGCGTCGTAAGTGGAAAATAGCTGAGCGGCAGATATTGTTGACATGAGGGTACATCGTAAGACCAGAATCCAGGATAACCCCAAGACTCTCTGCCTGACTTTGAACAGGAATCAAGGTGGTACCGATCCGTATCCCCTGTATTCTATCATCCGAAGCATTACTGGAAGATGCagagaaagttacaaattcagttttatcatcattcaaacaaaggaaatttgcagaCATCCAAGACCTAATTTGTGAAATACAAGTTCAATATTGCTAACTGTCATAGAAGCTTCATTGATCTTAAAACTTTAAGATTAATCTTAAAACAATGCAATTGTCATATTCGCTACTTTCACTTGACTACCGTACTCAGTTATCGGGGTCGGTGTAGCAGGATGAGATGTAAAATCGACAGATTGCCATGCAATAGACTAAATGTgacaatttaatattttgtaagTTTAGACAAGTTTGCCTGATTAAGGTGTCTGTGTGATGTATGTAGACAAGCGTCAACACGAACTAGGTTTCAGAAAATAGGACTCGGGACTTTGATAAGAAGAAATACGAACAAGTGAAACAACGAAGCGGGATGCCAATGCAAGTTTGTTGCGTGATTTGCTAACTTCTTGAAATATCATATTAGCAAGCGTGCAGACTGATGAATTGAGCTCAATGCGCGCAGTCACTATTGCAAAGAGAAAATTGTACGCCTCTACGTTAGGATGTTGATTTATTAGCACAAACTTATTTCAGGGGTGCCGTATCAAAGACATTTGCACTTTTCTCCTCCTCTTTGACTTAAATTATCATCTAATGTCGTCATAAAATTGGATGTTTCCCCTTATCACACTTGACTTCGGATATTTTATCCTCCATGTCCAAAGGACAAATTTCGAATGTTGCAAGTGTACACATTTTAAGTGACTATTATTTCACTACGGTGTCACGGACGCAGAATGCGTTTATCTGCAAAGCAAAACATATGATAGTCATGGAATATGAATATTATTAGTAAATCACATTGTATTTGATGGCGTTGAAAAATCTGTTTACGAATTCAACAAGattaaattttccttttttgctCTGCAGATCTGATCTCAAATCATTCTCCGTGATCTCTCCCATCacaaattataaaataataaggAACTCTAATGTACACGTAGATTTATTTAGCAGCAGTAGTAGGTCAAAGTTCCATAAATATTTCATCGAACATGTCACACTTGCACAGAAAGGGACATAGCTGTAACGTTTTGATAATAACATTGCTGTTACATTGTTCTTGAAAACAAACAGATTCTCTAAGTAGTTgtcttaaaataaaaacaaaaacaaaacaaattatgaaTCTTGCCAATACAATTCAACTTGTGCAATGTgcaatgatattgttgacaaatgaattctagtccgacTAAACTTCGGTTTGCAGCAATCGTATTTGATGTCACACATACACGACCTtcgttgacaagctgaatacctGTCATTTCTCGAACGGGTGTTCTTGGGAGGGAATTTAAAACCGTacgctatttcacaaataaaactaAAATTCCCGACAAGACATGAAGGTCACAGCTGGCGGCGGGTTTTTTGTACATGActaacattttgtaaaagaaTAGAACAATCATGAGAAAACTTTACTTTCTGTATTCGTTGGTACTGTAATAGATTCTGATGAAAGCTTCCGTCgaagaaaaaaagtttttcATCAATTAAACAAGATTATTTTAGTATTAAAAGGTATCGTTTCACAAGGTGATTTACTCCATTTTAAACTCCAATCCCGTTCCCTTCAACCACTGTTCGCAGTATTTGTCCATCATCTCGTTTTGTGCAACAGTGAACGTTTCTTTCCAACCTCCAACTTTTCCTTAAATGAAACAGAGAACAAATAgttaagttttattttgatttttcacctTAAGTTTCAAAAGTTAAGCAGCACAACATATATCGAATTTGCAAAACTGTCCGTAAAAACGTTGCAtagttctttgtatttttcgCCTTTGTTCGATCGTTAGGGATGTCGATTAGTAAATTGGCAAATCTATCTTTGGACTACTATGACTACTATGTGCAAGATGTGAGTCTAAAAACAACCGTTTGATTGCTTCGGGTAGGATGTCTCGGTAGGCAATGTAAGTTACTTCTCCATTTAACAGCTcaaatttttgtgttcatacaCACAAACAAGCTTACTTGTCTCAGTTATTGGACACAAACACGGTCGCAAGAACTAGATCGTTCGACGCATTATACCAAAATTAAAAGATAGAACTCAGGTCAAAATTTGCCACCCTGGCTCTGGGGGAAATCCACTGATCACGATGGCGATGTGAATCATGAAGTTCGATGTTTGTGAATAGTATAAAGGGCATGCGCAACTGCCGATTTAATGCCAATTATGTGCGCATAGGTCTGTATCAACGCTACAAGAAAGGTCGTTTTTTGGTAGCGAATGGATATCCAATAGCCATTCATGCGTTTCTTCTATGTATCATTTGCGCTTAAAAAAGCAAGTAATGCTAgcctttgataattttttcatcatttttattgaATGCCAACCATacttccttgttctactccccaaggcatgttgatatacatagTGTTCAGCTATTCGACTAAGCGCCTACGCGTGAAAGCCGCACTGTTACTGTTACGCAGATGTAAGTATGAATAGaaaaagaagttgcaattgatatacaatAATAAAACTGataacaaaatcatcaaaagttagcatcaAGCTTAATGGCCCTTTGATACTTTAAGTTGGACTCTTTTTTTCCATGGTGACAAGTTAGGTAACATCAGATGCAGAAATTGTTTGTGGGTTTACTTATATACAGGTTTACCCGGTACATATTCCTGGTTCTGTCTGCATTATCCTCCAACACGACGATATCTTGACTATAGGTGCGGAGATATCTGCTGGTAATAGGATATCATACTAAATTTCTAAAGaatgtgaaaaaagatgacgGTACGATCACTTGAAATTTAGAAGATGTCAAACCTCGACGGACGAAGGGGTTTTCTTTCCATCCCATTGCCTTCATAAACGCGTCATCTTGGAAAGCTTTTTTCATGTAATCGAAGGAACAGTGATGTGCTATCTTGTCGATGTCTTCGGTTGTCAAGTCTTTTCCAATGAACTCAGCAATATTCATAATTCCCGCTTTCAGGTCCTGAGAAATGTGGTGAAGAACatttttcaattgaaaacagGTGACTTTGATCACTTTGTAAGACTGTATCAAGACTGAAACAATGTCATCGTATGGCGGTGTGCTCGACGGAGCTTTGTGATCACGTCAATCAACCAAGGATTTGATGTAATATGATTCGGTCACGTAAAGAGAGATGCTGTGACTCAAACTCCCTGAGTCAGTCAATACGAGTGGTGCATTACAGGAAAAATACCAAACATTATGAACATAGAATCACCGATCATGAACATTTGTCAGCTTACCTTCCTCATATCTTCGTATTTCACGTACAGCACATTATTCTCGTGTCGTCTTTTCCACCAGTCAAGTACATGAGAGCCCCAGTGTCCGAAATTAGCTACGGCAAAGTGGCGTACGCCCGAGAAGGAAATTATAAACCATTTGGTAATTAATACAAATAATGAATATAAAGCTGTCTTTTACAACCGCTGGCACAGGTTCCTATGCACGGAAAACATGTTAGCATCTCAACTACACTGTTTAAGAATATCAAGCAAGCCTTGCTGATTATTTACAGAATTGTCTCTTTGAGAGATATTTTCGTTATTATAAGGCAAACAAACTTTTGTTTCTCTGCCGTGATGGAAACCGCTATTTCTTTAGTGAAGGTTGACAATGTAAGCTCCTAAccgttaaatattttgatttaggCCGCATTGTGCAGTTGCCTAAAAGTCAAACCTTTTGTGGTAAAATTTATTGACCATGCCACGTGGGTGAGGGAAATGGCAAACATACAGGTGTTTCACTATTCTTGCATTGTATATCAAATTCCGTTGTACATGTAATTGGTCTTTACAGTTTCTAAATTACAACAAAGACGTAGTATTTATTCTATTTTTTGTTCAATTAAGGAAAGTTTACATAATCAAAAGACTTACCAATTGCCTGGCCGGCAAGGAATTCCTCtaaaagttcagaaaattcGTCATATATGTGGCATGGCGGCATCGAGTGATGTATGAAAGCAGACACCACAAGGTCTTTTGGATTACGGGCTAAGTAAATAAGCTGCAGTGAGATAATAGGAGGCTGAAttaatgattttgattttggttATTTAACCGTTATGGAATATGGAAGATGTTTGTCATGACAGCGACAAGTTGTGAACAAGAATGGCTTAACAAAGGTAGGGGAGCTTTCACAGGGATAACAGTCTAACTTTTGCAGAACGATATTTTAACACCAGGCTTCACACACTTTCACACAAATACGAATTGATCTCATTATCTGCTTTACATCGTCAtcgtcaccaccaccatcatcaccatcatcatcaccatcattatcatcatcatcatcatcatcactgtccTCATCGTCATTGTCATCGTCCTCATTATTAACACCATTATTATCACCATCATCGTCGTCGCCGTCATCGTCATAactataatcatcatcatcatcacaaccatcatcatcattatcatcatcatcatcatcatcatcatcatcatcatcatcactaccaTCACGAAAATGCACCGCTGTGAGTCAATGGTATGTTACTGATCATTTCTGTTTATCACAATCAATGTCATCATTACCTTAATTACTGAAAgcacaataaatgacaaaattttatgCTTTTTGTCGTTGTTTTTCTGGGATGGGGTTTAGGAAGTTGTTAACTTTGAATACACAAATTTCAAATGTCTCTGTCCTAGAGAAAAATACCAGTCCTACTTAAAGTTTTCAGTACATTTTTATTTAAAGCAAGCAATTGTGTGCTGACCTTGTGAAATTGCCACAAGGT
The DNA window shown above is from Ptychodera flava strain L36383 chromosome 5, AS_Pfla_20210202, whole genome shotgun sequence and carries:
- the LOC139133097 gene encoding sulfotransferase 1 family member D1-like, translated to MEHSTKPGNPRLVRFPYGKVKTMEIRHDDLFLISYPKSGTHWLIRIITSILKGSDIDATGRRASAAPFVEMLLTQEEDDPRLLMAKKNHGLPVDFNPSSMESPRFLNTHTPYDLLPAQFHEKRPKLIYLARNPKDLVVSAFIHHSMPPCHIYDEFSELLEEFLAGQAIANFGHWGSHVLDWWKRRHENNVLYVKYEDMRKDLKAGIMNIAEFIGKDLTTEDIDKIAHHCSFDYMKKAFQDDAFMKAMGWKENPFVRRGKVGGWKETFTVAQNEMMDKYCEQWLKGTGLEFKME